In Ruminococcaceae bacterium R-25, one genomic interval encodes:
- a CDS encoding hypothetical protein (manually curated) gives MIDVQRRLIHIYITNEWECYVKQNYYHNEFRLEVDEVVKYKYNHYKAFDGHESEWIETETQVASWELEDPDMPDWLRAKL, from the coding sequence ATAATTGATGTCCAAAGGAGGCTTATACATATATATATAACAAATGAATGGGAGTGCTATGTGAAGCAGAACTATTACCATAATGAATTTAGGCTTGAAGTTGATGAGGTAGTTAAGTATAAGTACAACCATTATAAGGCCTTTGACGGGCACGAAAGCGAGTGGATAGAAACCGAAACCCAAGTCGCTTCATGGGAATTAGAAGATCCTGATATGCCTGATTGGCTAAGAGCTAAGCTGTGA
- a CDS encoding death-on-curing protein: MTGLTRDQIILLHNAIYERYGGDHGVLNEGMLDSALQAPFQTFGGEELISDTKEKIVRLAFGLIKNHAFRDGNKRIGALVLLTLLELNGYPVKATNAEFADIVMGVAASEKDEKDLLEWVVCHIQNIGA; this comes from the coding sequence ATGACAGGACTTACCAGAGACCAGATTATATTGCTGCACAATGCGATCTATGAGCGTTATGGTGGGGACCATGGCGTGCTTAATGAGGGCATGCTTGATTCTGCTCTTCAGGCTCCGTTCCAGACTTTTGGAGGTGAAGAACTGATCTCTGATACGAAGGAGAAGATCGTCAGGCTTGCTTTCGGGCTCATCAAGAATCACGCATTCAGAGATGGGAACAAGCGTATCGGAGCGCTTGTCCTGCTTACATTGCTTGAACTTAACGGATATCCCGTGAAGGCTACTAATGCTGAGTTTGCGGACATCGTTATGGGTGTTGCCGCAAGCGAGAAGGATGAGAAAGATCTGTTGGAATGGGTAGTATGCCATATCCAGAACATAGGAGCTTAA
- a CDS encoding dynein-related subfamily AAA family protein, which produces MLRELISRISSEYPTGLIGIKSDHPYSVLLSDRAPEVINSLGIIEDSCYLIQGSAGNGKLACVPWVAIFDLNVTLSAQRGQYIVYLRAGNGDVFLTFNQGCSSFEKQYKPLNQALLKISESAKIIQNNIEHRGFSIDGIDLLFPSQKMAKEYQAGTILSKRYRADNIPSEEELRSDLSEMITVYKNYVEVFPPKKSSWLLTYNPEEFPYEDYEQHRIETLNGNPPTVQWLCKSKQPLLGDRVYLLRLGNVETNGIIASGYVTRVSYQAPHYNPQAHPGNVSHIEFVYDIMLEQNSDDYLKQSDLRAAFPEQDWSPQGSGIEVKEFYKDRLERAWKLLDIEGSAENVPNQIQVIENIKHYIENEGFSYPSHMIENFYLSLKSKPFVILAGTSGTGKTKLVSLFAEAIGAADNYKLIPVRPDWSDSSDLFGHVDLNGRFKAGALLNVVKKANSDLGNPYIVCLDEMNLARVEYYLSDFLSIIETRKLEANRLVTQPLVEKEAFRDDVEAFEEYGKLYWPENLYLVGTVNMDETTFPFSKKVLDRANTIEFNYVNLKPNITRREYTPTVLTNDFLKTRYISLGQCSDTALVEKISTELGNINSKLEKANCHIGYRIRDEIVYYLMNNKVDGSLLSYEEAMDFEIMQKILPRIQGSSTVIKTMLCELFKLFVVGFDYKPLDNDVYEKMNSLFNTGFVKYPNSARKIAFMVRRYEEDGFTSYWL; this is translated from the coding sequence ATGTTGAGAGAACTAATATCTAGAATCAGTAGTGAATACCCTACAGGGTTGATAGGAATCAAATCTGATCATCCATATTCTGTTTTGTTAAGTGATAGAGCCCCTGAAGTTATAAATTCGCTAGGAATAATTGAGGATTCTTGTTACTTAATACAAGGGAGTGCTGGGAATGGCAAATTAGCATGTGTTCCGTGGGTTGCGATATTTGATCTGAATGTTACACTTTCAGCTCAGAGAGGGCAGTATATTGTTTATTTGAGAGCTGGTAATGGTGATGTTTTTTTAACGTTTAATCAGGGATGTTCATCTTTTGAAAAACAATACAAACCTTTAAATCAAGCGCTCTTAAAGATAAGTGAGTCAGCTAAGATTATTCAAAATAATATAGAACATAGAGGATTTTCTATTGACGGAATTGATCTGCTATTTCCTAGTCAGAAAATGGCTAAAGAGTATCAAGCAGGAACTATTCTTTCTAAAAGGTATCGTGCTGATAATATTCCGAGTGAAGAAGAATTGCGATCAGATCTTAGTGAGATGATCACTGTATATAAGAATTATGTAGAGGTTTTCCCTCCGAAGAAGAGTTCGTGGCTTTTGACATATAATCCTGAGGAGTTTCCGTATGAAGATTATGAACAGCATAGAATTGAAACACTCAACGGAAATCCTCCAACTGTACAATGGTTATGTAAAAGTAAGCAACCATTACTTGGTGATCGTGTGTATCTATTAAGACTTGGCAATGTTGAAACTAATGGCATTATTGCTTCTGGATATGTTACTAGAGTGAGTTATCAAGCACCGCATTACAATCCGCAAGCTCACCCTGGAAATGTCTCGCATATCGAATTTGTATATGACATTATGCTTGAACAGAACAGCGATGATTATTTAAAACAATCAGACCTTAGGGCTGCTTTTCCTGAACAGGATTGGAGTCCGCAGGGGTCGGGAATTGAAGTCAAAGAGTTTTATAAAGATAGACTAGAAAGGGCATGGAAATTATTAGATATCGAAGGAAGTGCTGAAAACGTGCCAAATCAAATTCAAGTAATTGAAAATATAAAGCATTATATAGAGAATGAAGGCTTTTCCTATCCTTCTCACATGATAGAGAATTTCTATTTAAGTCTTAAGAGCAAGCCCTTTGTTATACTTGCGGGCACATCAGGAACAGGAAAGACAAAATTGGTTAGTTTATTTGCAGAAGCAATTGGCGCCGCTGACAACTACAAATTGATACCTGTTCGTCCTGATTGGTCAGACTCTTCTGATTTGTTTGGACATGTAGATCTTAATGGACGGTTCAAGGCGGGTGCTCTATTAAATGTTGTAAAAAAGGCTAATTCAGACTTAGGCAATCCATACATTGTTTGTCTCGATGAAATGAATTTAGCTAGAGTTGAATACTATTTAAGTGATTTTCTTTCGATTATTGAAACTCGTAAGTTAGAAGCCAATCGATTAGTTACACAGCCATTAGTTGAAAAAGAGGCTTTTAGAGATGATGTTGAAGCTTTCGAAGAATATGGAAAACTATATTGGCCTGAAAATTTGTATTTGGTCGGGACTGTTAATATGGATGAGACAACTTTTCCGTTTAGCAAGAAAGTGCTTGATAGAGCTAATACAATTGAATTCAATTATGTAAATCTCAAACCAAATATTACAAGGCGCGAATATACACCGACAGTCCTTACGAATGATTTCCTCAAAACTAGGTATATTTCACTGGGACAGTGTAGTGACACTGCATTAGTAGAAAAAATATCGACAGAATTAGGAAACATTAATAGCAAGCTTGAGAAAGCCAATTGCCATATTGGATACCGTATTCGTGACGAAATTGTGTATTATTTAATGAATAATAAGGTAGATGGATCATTGCTTTCTTATGAGGAGGCGATGGATTTTGAGATTATGCAAAAGATATTGCCGAGGATTCAAGGAAGTTCTACTGTAATAAAAACTATGCTTTGCGAATTGTTTAAGCTCTTTGTAGTTGGGTTTGATTATAAGCCTTTAGATAATGATGTATACGAAAAAATGAATAGTTTGTTCAATACTGGTTTCGTAAAGTATCCAAACAGCGCAAGAAAGATTGCTTTTATGGTTAGGAGATACGAAGAGGATGGGTTCACTTCATACTGGCTCTGA
- a CDS encoding DNA (cytosine-5)-methyltransferase 1 — protein sequence MYAIDLFCGAGGCSEGLIQAGFDILFSSDISDMVELTYRNRHEQLGLHQGYNTWFERSDIRDLTGKQIWDRIRSLEWFCNGERQAPKDIDLMIGGPSCQGFSRAGKRDVHDPRNMLFGEYVRVVHEVKPKYIVLENVEGFMDMQFLGYKGLDIRDDNDNVIEIGPIYPDGSVTPDILRAELKRIGYQTLEPRILNAADYGVPQRRNRVIFIGYRNGQKAPSYPKPKVDKDQYVSLADAVGDLIVSTKIRRKVNPQLTEYQLASRNGRTPDVNGRPIPLSGDETCTALPNVSDIVTERFSLFKQGESGANLRKRIMKYGISLNRCSNLIQYCSEQLGLEPNEVIDLYKSGKANAEQIDILLTKKNVRQRWAADQPAATVVSIPDDYISPWEPRTFSVREMARFQSFDDSFEFLGKRTTGGLLRRVEVPQYTQVGNAVPPLLARAVAESIAAVLQE from the coding sequence TTGTACGCGATAGATTTGTTTTGCGGAGCAGGTGGTTGTTCAGAAGGATTGATACAAGCTGGATTTGATATATTATTCAGTTCTGACATCAGCGATATGGTTGAACTTACATATCGCAATCGTCATGAACAATTAGGTCTGCACCAAGGCTATAACACTTGGTTTGAAAGAAGCGACATAAGAGACCTTACTGGAAAGCAGATTTGGGACAGGATCAGAAGTCTGGAATGGTTTTGTAATGGTGAACGCCAAGCGCCTAAGGACATTGATTTGATGATCGGCGGGCCAAGTTGTCAGGGCTTTTCCCGTGCAGGCAAGAGGGATGTTCACGATCCAAGAAATATGTTATTTGGAGAGTATGTGAGGGTTGTTCATGAGGTAAAACCCAAATATATTGTATTAGAAAATGTAGAGGGTTTTATGGATATGCAATTCTTAGGCTATAAGGGATTGGATATCAGGGATGATAACGATAATGTAATTGAGATTGGACCGATATATCCTGATGGTTCAGTTACACCGGATATCTTAAGAGCTGAGTTAAAAAGAATAGGTTATCAAACCCTTGAACCTAGAATATTGAATGCAGCTGATTATGGTGTTCCACAACGAAGAAACAGAGTTATTTTTATTGGTTATAGAAATGGGCAAAAGGCTCCCTCGTATCCCAAACCAAAAGTTGATAAGGATCAGTATGTATCCTTAGCTGATGCGGTAGGGGATTTAATAGTGTCAACCAAAATTAGACGAAAAGTTAATCCTCAATTGACTGAATACCAGTTGGCAAGTAGAAATGGAAGAACCCCTGACGTTAATGGAAGACCGATTCCGTTGTCAGGTGATGAAACATGTACAGCCTTGCCGAATGTTTCGGATATTGTAACTGAAAGATTCAGTTTATTTAAACAAGGTGAATCTGGAGCAAATTTAAGAAAAAGGATTATGAAATATGGTATATCTCTAAATCGCTGTAGTAATCTGATACAGTATTGTTCAGAGCAATTAGGGCTTGAACCGAATGAGGTCATTGATCTTTATAAGAGTGGAAAAGCCAATGCAGAACAAATAGATATTCTTCTTACTAAGAAAAATGTCAGACAGCGTTGGGCTGCTGATCAGCCGGCAGCGACGGTGGTGAGTATTCCTGATGATTATATTAGTCCGTGGGAGCCAAGAACATTTAGCGTCAGAGAGATGGCTCGATTTCAGTCTTTTGATGATTCATTTGAGTTTTTAGGAAAGAGAACTACAGGCGGACTATTGCGTAGAGTAGAAGTTCCTCAATATACGCAAGTCGGAAATGCTGTTCCGCCTTTGTTGGCACGGGCTGTAGCGGAAAGTATAGCTGCCGTTCTACAAGAATAA
- a CDS encoding helix-turn-helix protein, translated as MKKSERAIRNDYLPVASVFGRNIKSFRNIDGSSIRDFSKKIRYDRNRLSDLEEGFQNIRLSTAIRIAKAIDVRLDLLFDKSFIDDHERFLHEHFINLDYLSLFISNVEKKIKNSSLKKTNTFSHTEKAFRILGHKVSDPMIGSLGEMAEELNVPLSELLKEKNS; from the coding sequence ATGAAAAAAAGTGAAAGAGCTATAAGAAACGATTACTTGCCTGTAGCAAGTGTATTTGGACGAAATATTAAGTCTTTTCGAAACATAGATGGAAGTTCGATAAGAGATTTTTCGAAGAAGATCAGATATGACAGAAACCGCTTGTCTGATCTTGAAGAGGGTTTTCAGAATATTCGATTAAGTACTGCAATTAGAATTGCCAAAGCTATTGATGTCAGACTCGATTTACTCTTTGATAAAAGTTTTATTGATGATCATGAGCGATTTCTACATGAACATTTCATAAATCTTGATTATTTAAGCTTATTTATATCAAACGTTGAGAAGAAGATTAAGAATTCATCACTCAAGAAAACAAATACTTTTAGCCATACTGAAAAGGCCTTTAGGATTTTAGGTCATAAGGTTTCTGACCCTATGATTGGCTCTCTCGGAGAGATGGCTGAAGAATTAAATGTTCCGTTGTCTGAATTACTTAAAGAAAAGAATTCCTGA
- a CDS encoding MvaI/BcnI restriction endonuclease family protein translates to MIFTPYKDEQAIISIINSIRGDDYVLIRLTPTMIEKNNIDANSIFRDLLKDKGLVDYDLLINGSENGVSHTAVFIEKDKVEDVKMKFYKVNNDRGDRRFSIESIKRKMSNGQIKVGDLLYISTFTDSNGEEHIFIVDLTSNVPTSDAISSVIGFDETYLLLNSIKKRLKEIVEMGWVDNSKGVGDEAPKDMGDTLESLLSIKTNNSPAADLGGLIEIKSKGESNTKDTLFTLRPQFDGTDIETIEPSDKNRVSAFTRYYGYLSDKHPDSKSLYITIGAENAPQNNYGFYLDVDDVNSRIKLMHKRDGKRRIAAYWTFEQLRNQLEAKHPSTLWFEAQTKMEGNIVKFNYKHIEFTRSPQFTTFLAMIKDGSITYDWRGYTSVSGKYVGKNHGNAWRINPKARNALFGSTTKLF, encoded by the coding sequence ATGATTTTTACACCGTATAAAGACGAGCAAGCTATCATTTCAATTATTAATTCTATCAGGGGTGATGATTATGTATTGATCCGTCTTACTCCGACAATGATTGAAAAGAATAACATTGATGCCAACTCTATATTTAGAGATCTTCTTAAAGATAAGGGCTTAGTTGACTATGACCTGTTGATTAACGGAAGTGAAAATGGAGTTAGTCATACTGCTGTATTTATCGAGAAGGATAAAGTAGAAGATGTAAAAATGAAGTTTTACAAGGTCAATAATGATCGTGGAGACAGGCGTTTTTCAATTGAGTCGATTAAGAGGAAAATGAGTAACGGCCAGATCAAAGTAGGTGATCTGCTTTATATTTCAACTTTCACTGATTCTAATGGCGAAGAGCATATATTTATTGTTGATCTTACTTCGAATGTTCCTACATCTGATGCTATTTCTTCTGTAATTGGATTTGATGAAACTTATCTGTTGCTTAACAGTATTAAGAAGAGACTTAAGGAGATCGTTGAGATGGGCTGGGTTGATAACAGTAAAGGGGTCGGTGATGAAGCCCCTAAGGATATGGGAGATACTTTAGAGAGTCTTTTGTCGATTAAAACTAATAACAGTCCTGCTGCTGATTTGGGGGGCTTGATTGAGATTAAATCCAAGGGTGAGTCAAATACGAAGGATACCCTTTTTACGTTAAGACCACAATTTGACGGAACCGATATTGAAACAATCGAACCTTCAGATAAGAACCGAGTATCTGCTTTTACCCGTTACTACGGATATCTTTCCGATAAGCATCCTGACAGCAAGAGTCTCTACATTACGATTGGTGCTGAGAATGCCCCTCAGAACAATTATGGCTTCTATTTGGATGTCGATGATGTTAATAGTCGCATTAAGTTGATGCATAAAAGAGATGGTAAACGCAGAATTGCTGCTTACTGGACGTTTGAGCAACTTAGAAATCAACTTGAAGCTAAGCACCCGTCTACTCTTTGGTTTGAAGCCCAGACTAAAATGGAAGGTAACATTGTAAAGTTCAACTATAAGCATATTGAGTTCACGAGATCGCCGCAGTTCACGACATTCTTAGCCATGATTAAGGACGGTTCGATAACCTACGATTGGCGTGGATATACCTCAGTCAGCGGTAAGTATGTGGGCAAGAATCATGGAAATGCTTGGAGAATCAATCCTAAAGCCAGAAACGCATTATTTGGTTCAACAACCAAGCTGTTTTGA
- a CDS encoding putative nucleotide-binding protein with TIR-like domain produces the protein MEKIKVFFSWASEHQDSKEFILKVLDRLKQLMLSYDIDVEIQESTSNQVGFVKIEDVVLNRIELCDFFFADLTPTDNADKPIVNSNVCFELGYMIGQHGVDRVFGMCNQDKLKNPSTDLPFDFSHNRVFRISISGNEEMKIEKYANEIKEIILSFKEDGNLHSIQPLKEHDIKINDRIRVDMEHFKDLFYSDVYSFEMFYGTDKTNNEESERKFILDLARFMQDQANHFANDSLEVYRVKLYKAICNFHHVQAYKTYPFYVESLGGFIHCTKMHFIKIFPDLCREKGLPDSNDMSTDKYNEAIAQCEEERKEYLDAAAKVIQCYQDLETRYLHLVK, from the coding sequence ATGGAAAAGATTAAAGTGTTTTTTTCTTGGGCAAGTGAACATCAAGATTCAAAGGAATTTATTTTGAAAGTTTTGGATCGACTAAAACAACTTATGCTATCTTACGATATCGATGTTGAGATACAGGAATCAACTTCAAATCAGGTCGGATTTGTAAAAATAGAAGATGTTGTATTAAATCGAATAGAGTTATGCGATTTCTTTTTTGCAGATCTAACTCCAACAGATAATGCAGATAAACCTATTGTAAATTCAAATGTGTGCTTTGAGCTTGGCTATATGATTGGCCAACATGGAGTTGATCGAGTCTTTGGTATGTGCAATCAAGATAAACTAAAGAATCCGTCTACTGATTTGCCGTTTGACTTTAGTCATAATAGAGTTTTTAGAATCAGTATTAGTGGTAATGAAGAAATGAAAATCGAGAAATATGCTAATGAAATAAAGGAAATAATTCTTAGCTTTAAAGAAGACGGAAATCTTCATTCTATTCAACCGCTTAAAGAACATGATATTAAGATTAATGATCGCATACGAGTAGACATGGAGCATTTTAAAGATCTTTTTTATAGTGATGTTTATAGTTTTGAGATGTTTTATGGAACTGATAAAACTAATAATGAAGAGAGTGAACGCAAGTTTATACTAGATTTAGCACGTTTTATGCAGGATCAGGCAAATCATTTTGCAAATGATTCTTTGGAAGTATATAGGGTTAAGCTTTATAAAGCAATTTGTAATTTTCATCATGTTCAAGCATATAAAACATACCCTTTCTATGTAGAATCATTAGGCGGATTTATTCATTGCACAAAAATGCATTTTATTAAAATCTTTCCGGATTTGTGCAGAGAAAAAGGATTGCCTGATAGTAATGATATGAGCACTGACAAGTACAATGAGGCAATAGCTCAATGTGAAGAAGAAAGAAAAGAATACCTTGATGCAGCAGCAAAAGTTATTCAATGCTATCAAGATCTGGAAACGAGATATCTCCACTTAGTTAAGTAA
- a CDS encoding DNA-binding Xre family transcriptional regulator — MIIYNRLWDTMALKGVTQYKLITSGISHSTLTRLKNNQPVNTDTLNKLCSILDCRIEEIVEYKKGT; from the coding sequence ATGATTATCTACAACAGGCTGTGGGATACGATGGCGCTCAAAGGCGTCACGCAGTATAAGCTGATAACGAGCGGTATCAGCCACTCTACGCTTACCCGCCTAAAAAACAATCAGCCTGTTAACACAGATACATTAAATAAGCTCTGCTCTATATTGGATTGTAGAATCGAAGAGATCGTTGAATATAAAAAAGGAACTTGA
- a CDS encoding helix-turn-helix protein, whose protein sequence is MLDYIVIGSRIRKFRQERGITQEDLAFQVNTSTAYISNIERGIKKPSLQKLAEIADVLHVTVNDFIYISPSTANPNFDRDLQYMISMCTPEKQRKITKNIAEIIKMFLSE, encoded by the coding sequence ATGCTCGATTATATTGTTATTGGATCGAGAATCCGGAAATTCCGGCAGGAGAGGGGTATAACCCAAGAAGATCTTGCCTTCCAGGTAAATACCTCAACTGCATATATAAGTAATATAGAAAGAGGGATCAAAAAGCCAAGCCTCCAAAAATTGGCCGAAATTGCAGACGTGCTGCATGTTACAGTTAATGATTTTATATATATATCCCCAAGCACAGCAAATCCAAACTTTGACCGAGATCTTCAGTACATGATCTCCATGTGTACCCCTGAGAAACAAAGGAAGATAACAAAAAATATAGCTGAGATAATAAAAATGTTTCTTTCAGAATAG
- a CDS encoding DNA invertase Pin-like site-specific DNA recombinase: MQEREKSRDNDLAKQKIRERYKGVSEDVLDVIPAAPQEDFYKSEVHKRVAVYARVSTDDPNQTSSYELQKNHYEDLVNRRPNWELVDIYADEGISGTSLQHRDNFLRMIEDCRAGKIDLIVTKSVSRFARNIIDCIGYVRQLKAEDPPIGVFFETENIFTLDENSEMSLSFIATLAQEESHTKSEIMNASVEMRFKRGIFLTPELLGYDHDENGNLVINEDEAKTVRLIFFSYLYGYTTQQIADALTDLERPTKRGNDVWSAGSVYQILSNERYCGDVLARKTFTPNYLNHKPKKNNHDRNQYRQKDHHEGIISREDFFAVQKLIRNAKYRNKGYFPEMQVVKTGYLKGYVVVHPKWAGFTVDDYFQASSSVLEGVTKIPSKKVEVRLEKGNIDLRGYELVRSQFMSLSGRISISISPTKLLFNKTALNKLSDTKQIEILVFPGEKLIAVRRAVSNSRFSLEWGRYTEKGYMPKIISGAAFIPTLYKLFGWNSKVQYKITGTVHKFSDESVLIFCADDATLSIDKLDFEQEEGELPYVPEKQSKRRRKRITAYPKSWANSFGDEYYESQAKEQFVSTEPHAEDLNSEHVTYSQGGENVTTPIQAANEIKGILEDLGINDDT, translated from the coding sequence ATGCAGGAACGAGAAAAAAGCCGTGACAACGATCTGGCCAAACAGAAGATCAGAGAACGTTATAAAGGCGTAAGTGAGGATGTCCTGGATGTTATACCGGCCGCTCCACAGGAGGATTTCTATAAATCAGAAGTTCATAAAAGGGTAGCTGTATATGCCCGTGTATCTACTGATGATCCTAACCAAACATCTTCTTATGAGCTGCAAAAGAATCACTATGAGGATCTAGTCAACCGAAGACCTAACTGGGAATTAGTAGATATCTATGCTGATGAAGGCATCTCCGGAACCTCCTTACAGCACCGCGACAACTTCCTTCGCATGATCGAAGATTGTCGTGCTGGCAAGATAGACCTTATTGTAACCAAGTCCGTCTCAAGATTTGCCCGTAACATAATAGATTGTATTGGTTATGTAAGGCAGCTTAAGGCTGAAGATCCGCCTATCGGTGTTTTCTTTGAAACAGAAAACATCTTTACTTTGGACGAAAACTCCGAGATGTCGCTGTCCTTCATTGCAACCTTGGCACAGGAAGAGAGCCATACTAAGTCGGAGATCATGAACGCCTCGGTCGAAATGCGCTTCAAAAGAGGTATTTTCTTAACTCCTGAGCTTTTGGGTTACGATCACGACGAGAACGGAAACCTTGTTATAAACGAAGATGAAGCCAAAACAGTAAGACTGATCTTCTTTTCATATCTGTATGGCTATACAACCCAGCAGATAGCAGATGCTCTGACTGATCTGGAAAGGCCTACCAAGAGAGGAAATGACGTCTGGTCTGCCGGTAGCGTCTATCAGATCTTATCTAATGAGCGCTATTGTGGCGATGTCCTGGCTAGAAAGACATTCACTCCCAACTATTTGAACCATAAACCCAAGAAGAATAACCACGACAGGAACCAGTATAGACAAAAGGACCATCACGAAGGGATCATATCGAGGGAAGACTTCTTTGCGGTTCAAAAGCTCATAAGGAATGCCAAATACCGTAATAAAGGGTACTTTCCTGAGATGCAGGTCGTTAAAACCGGTTATCTCAAAGGCTATGTCGTAGTTCATCCCAAATGGGCCGGCTTTACAGTAGACGACTACTTTCAGGCAAGTTCCAGTGTTTTAGAGGGTGTAACGAAAATACCCTCTAAAAAAGTAGAGGTGAGGCTTGAAAAGGGAAATATTGATCTTAGGGGCTATGAACTGGTCAGATCCCAGTTCATGTCGCTTTCTGGCCGAATATCGATATCCATATCTCCAACTAAGCTTCTTTTCAATAAAACAGCTCTAAATAAGCTTTCAGACACGAAACAGATTGAGATTTTAGTATTTCCGGGTGAAAAGCTCATAGCAGTAAGAAGGGCAGTATCTAACTCAAGGTTCTCCTTAGAGTGGGGAAGATATACCGAAAAAGGCTATATGCCGAAGATTATAAGCGGAGCAGCCTTTATTCCTACACTTTATAAGCTCTTTGGCTGGAACTCCAAAGTTCAGTACAAGATAACTGGAACGGTTCATAAGTTCTCAGATGAAAGTGTTCTTATCTTTTGTGCCGACGATGCCACGCTATCCATAGACAAGCTCGATTTTGAGCAGGAAGAAGGAGAACTACCCTATGTTCCGGAAAAGCAATCTAAAAGACGTCGAAAACGTATAACGGCTTATCCGAAATCCTGGGCCAACTCGTTTGGTGATGAATATTATGAAAGTCAAGCAAAAGAGCAGTTTGTATCAACTGAACCGCATGCAGAAGATCTTAATTCTGAGCATGTCACGTATTCACAAGGCGGAGAGAACGTAACTACGCCAATTCAGGCGGCTAATGAAATAAAGGGTATATTGGAGGATCTTGGAATCAATGATGACACCTAA
- a CDS encoding hypothetical protein (manually curated) — MKKERVLYQMKAMMSLDMKKRRVRIHRQTLHLMNDPEYVYIWVNPEDKEIAICSCEERSKDALKVPNSKNCDLYSSDLFFTLKNTDLGLAEDKTYRFQGQLSKGNKVARFNIKESVCSI; from the coding sequence ATGAAGAAAGAGAGGGTATTATACCAAATGAAAGCAATGATGTCACTCGATATGAAGAAGAGAAGAGTAAGGATTCACAGGCAGACGCTACATCTGATGAATGATCCGGAATATGTATATATCTGGGTTAATCCCGAAGATAAGGAAATTGCTATATGCTCCTGCGAAGAGAGAAGTAAAGATGCATTAAAGGTCCCTAATAGTAAAAACTGTGATCTTTATAGCTCAGATCTGTTTTTCACGTTAAAGAATACGGATTTGGGTCTTGCTGAAGATAAAACTTATAGATTCCAGGGCCAACTTTCCAAGGGAAATAAGGTAGCAAGATTCAATATCAAAGAGAGCGTGTGTTCTATATGA
- a CDS encoding putative inner membrane protein DUF1819 produces the protein MKRNEYSASAVKHQFWFNEFRQTVKLLNDGRSLEQIKRLVLEDNLYSASSSARAKQIYATVSARINELDSSFYRVFSYADLQTQKMFALIAAMAYDTLLFEIVYELIRDKMILGSNEITEKEFVRFIEDKQRQDSRAASWTEETCKRLAGTYKSILFEAGVLDSNKGDRKILKPIIDLELSDWLSNHGMEIYIKALTGVR, from the coding sequence ATGAAGCGTAATGAATATAGTGCAAGTGCGGTAAAACATCAATTCTGGTTCAATGAATTCAGACAGACTGTTAAGTTGCTTAATGACGGCAGGAGCCTTGAACAGATTAAGCGTCTTGTTTTAGAAGATAATCTCTATTCTGCCTCTTCGTCCGCTCGAGCTAAGCAAATCTATGCAACAGTTTCTGCACGAATCAATGAACTTGATTCAAGTTTTTACAGAGTGTTTTCTTATGCTGATCTCCAAACGCAAAAAATGTTTGCTTTGATAGCAGCGATGGCATATGACACTCTTTTGTTTGAGATAGTTTATGAGCTTATCCGTGACAAAATGATTCTAGGATCAAATGAGATTACCGAGAAAGAGTTTGTAAGATTCATCGAAGATAAACAACGTCAGGACTCACGCGCTGCTTCATGGACAGAAGAAACTTGCAAACGTCTCGCTGGAACATATAAGTCAATTCTGTTCGAGGCGGGTGTACTAGATTCGAATAAAGGAGACCGTAAGATCCTTAAGCCTATCATTGACCTTGAGTTATCCGACTGGCTTAGTAATCACGGAATGGAAATCTATATTAAGGCATTAACAGGAGTCAGATAA